From a single Micromonospora pallida genomic region:
- a CDS encoding RecQ family ATP-dependent DNA helicase, translating into MREVRERAEAVLRRLAGEHARLREDQWRAIEALVVDRRRVLCVQRTGWGKSAVYFVATALLRGRDADTGLAGDGTETGPTVIVSPLLALMRNQVEAAGRAGIRARTINSANLDEWDEITAEIHAGTVDVLLISPERLNNPDFRDTVLPKLAATTGLLVVDEAHCVSDWGHDFRPDYRRLRTFLANLPARTPVLATTATANARVTADVAEQLDTSPAADEQQPGGDRGDVLVLRGGLDRESLRLAVLDLPSPAHRLGWLADHLDRLPGSGIVYTLTVAAAGETAEFLRSRGYPVAAYTGQVDDADRRAAEQDLLDNKIKALVATSALGMGFDKPDLGFVVHLGAPPSPIAYYQQVGRAGRAVEHAEVLLLPGAEDAAIWRYFASLAFPPEEQVRSVLAALRTDRPLSTQALEPLVDLRRARLELMLKVLDVDGAVRRVRGGWLATGEPWVYDEPRLRRVAQARTAEQQAMREYATTPGCRMRYLRECLDDGTATDCGRCDRCAGPLFDATVSGPALAGAQAFLGRPGVEIPPKKLWPTGLDAVGVPLKGRIPPAEQALPGRAVGRLSDLGWGGRLRTLVGPDAADVPVPDDVAAAVVEVLKAWAHGADPWPCRPVGVVAVGSRRRPRLVGSLAERIAAIGRLPLLGQVTPTGVAGPDGPRGNSAQRVRALHDAFAVPDDLAAALAGLAGPVLLVDDLVDSGWTVALVARLLRRHGAPDVLPLALAVAG; encoded by the coding sequence GTGCGGGAGGTGCGGGAGCGGGCCGAGGCGGTGCTGCGGCGGCTGGCCGGTGAGCACGCCCGGTTGCGCGAGGACCAGTGGCGGGCGATCGAGGCGCTCGTCGTGGACCGGCGGCGGGTGCTCTGCGTCCAGCGCACCGGCTGGGGCAAGTCGGCCGTCTACTTCGTCGCCACCGCCCTGCTACGCGGGCGGGACGCCGACACCGGCCTGGCCGGTGACGGCACCGAGACCGGCCCCACGGTGATCGTCTCGCCGCTGCTGGCGCTGATGCGCAACCAGGTGGAGGCGGCTGGGCGGGCCGGCATCCGGGCCCGCACCATCAACTCGGCGAACCTCGACGAGTGGGACGAGATCACCGCCGAGATCCACGCCGGCACCGTCGACGTACTGCTGATCAGCCCGGAACGCCTCAACAACCCGGACTTCCGGGACACGGTCCTGCCGAAGCTGGCCGCCACCACCGGTCTGCTCGTGGTGGACGAGGCGCACTGCGTCTCCGACTGGGGGCACGACTTCCGTCCCGACTACCGCCGGCTACGGACGTTCCTGGCGAACCTGCCGGCGCGGACCCCGGTGCTCGCCACCACGGCCACCGCAAACGCCAGGGTCACCGCCGACGTGGCCGAGCAACTCGACACCAGCCCGGCCGCCGACGAACAGCAGCCCGGCGGGGACCGGGGTGACGTGCTGGTGCTGCGGGGCGGCCTGGACCGGGAGTCGCTGCGGCTGGCCGTACTCGACCTGCCCAGCCCGGCGCACCGGCTCGGCTGGCTCGCCGACCACCTGGACCGCCTCCCCGGTTCGGGCATCGTCTACACGTTGACCGTGGCGGCGGCGGGGGAGACCGCCGAGTTCCTCCGCTCGCGCGGCTACCCGGTCGCGGCCTACACCGGCCAGGTCGACGACGCCGACCGGCGCGCCGCCGAACAGGACCTCCTCGACAACAAGATCAAGGCCCTGGTCGCCACCTCCGCGCTCGGCATGGGCTTCGACAAGCCCGACCTCGGCTTCGTCGTACACCTTGGCGCGCCACCCTCGCCGATCGCCTACTACCAGCAGGTGGGCCGCGCCGGCCGGGCGGTCGAGCACGCCGAGGTGCTGCTGTTGCCGGGTGCCGAGGACGCGGCGATCTGGCGGTACTTCGCCTCGCTCGCCTTCCCGCCGGAGGAGCAGGTCCGCTCGGTGCTGGCCGCGCTGCGTACCGACCGGCCGCTCTCCACCCAGGCCCTCGAACCCCTCGTCGACCTGCGCCGGGCCCGGCTGGAGCTGATGCTCAAGGTGCTCGACGTCGACGGCGCGGTCCGCCGGGTGCGCGGTGGCTGGCTCGCCACCGGCGAACCCTGGGTCTACGACGAGCCCCGGTTGCGCCGCGTCGCCCAGGCCCGCACCGCCGAGCAGCAGGCCATGCGCGAGTACGCGACCACGCCCGGCTGCCGGATGCGGTACCTGCGCGAGTGCCTGGACGACGGTACGGCCACCGACTGCGGCCGGTGCGACCGATGCGCTGGCCCGCTCTTCGACGCCACGGTGTCCGGGCCGGCGCTCGCCGGCGCGCAGGCGTTCCTCGGTCGCCCCGGCGTGGAGATCCCGCCGAAGAAGCTCTGGCCGACCGGGCTGGACGCGGTGGGCGTACCGCTGAAGGGGCGCATTCCCCCGGCGGAGCAGGCGCTGCCGGGGCGCGCGGTCGGACGCCTGTCCGACCTCGGGTGGGGCGGGCGGCTGCGGACCCTGGTGGGCCCGGACGCCGCCGACGTTCCGGTGCCGGACGACGTCGCGGCGGCCGTGGTCGAGGTGCTCAAGGCGTGGGCGCACGGCGCCGACCCCTGGCCCTGCCGTCCGGTCGGCGTGGTCGCGGTCGGTTCCCGGCGTCGCCCCCGGCTGGTCGGCTCGCTCGCCGAGCGGATCGCCGCGATCGGCCGACTGCCCCTGCTCGGGCAGGTCACGCCGACCGGCGTCGCCGGTCCGGACGGTCCGCGCGGCAACAGCGCCCAGCGGGTACGCGCGCTGCACGACGCCTTCGCCGTGCCGGACGACCTGGCCGCCGCGCTCGCCGGACTGGCCGGTCCGGTGCTGCTGGTGGACGACCTGGTCGACTCCGGCTGGACGGTGGCCCTGGTGGCACGGCTGTTGCGCCGCCACGGCGCGCCGGACGTCCTGCCGTTGGCCCTGGCCGTCGCCGGCTGA
- a CDS encoding ABC transporter ATP-binding protein: MTAILTVEDLSVRIAGLHILQGVSFTVAPTGVTVLLGRNGVGKTTTIRAVVGLTPANGEVTGRVRMGERSLLDRPTHRLVREGLGYVPEDRCVFAGLTVAENLRLAERRGTTPAYDRVYSLFPELDRRGRQRAGSLSGGQQQMLAIGRVLLNDNRLLLVDEPTKGLAPKVVTEVAEVLERVAETVPVLLVEQNLAVVRRLATDAVVIDAGRVAWSGSAQDLLAEAELTKSLLGVGSAETSHTPGAGGEAVGVRKENA; this comes from the coding sequence ATGACCGCGATCCTGACTGTCGAGGACCTGTCGGTGCGGATCGCCGGGTTGCACATCCTCCAAGGGGTGTCCTTCACCGTCGCCCCGACCGGGGTGACCGTGCTGCTCGGCCGCAACGGCGTCGGCAAGACCACCACGATCCGCGCGGTCGTCGGGCTCACCCCGGCCAACGGGGAGGTGACCGGCCGCGTCCGGATGGGGGAGCGGAGCCTGCTCGACCGCCCCACCCACCGGCTGGTCCGCGAGGGGCTCGGCTACGTGCCCGAGGACCGGTGCGTCTTCGCCGGCCTCACCGTCGCCGAGAACCTGCGGCTCGCCGAACGGCGCGGCACCACCCCGGCGTACGACCGGGTCTACTCCCTCTTCCCGGAGCTGGACCGGCGCGGACGCCAGCGGGCCGGCTCGCTCTCCGGTGGCCAGCAGCAGATGCTCGCCATCGGCCGGGTGCTGCTCAACGACAACCGGCTGCTCCTGGTTGACGAGCCGACCAAGGGGCTCGCCCCGAAGGTGGTGACCGAGGTGGCCGAGGTACTGGAACGGGTCGCCGAGACGGTGCCGGTTCTGCTCGTCGAGCAGAACCTCGCCGTGGTACGCCGGCTCGCCACCGACGCGGTGGTGATCGACGCCGGGCGGGTCGCCTGGAGCGGCAGTGCCCAGGACCTGCTCGCCGAGGCGGAGCTGACGAAGTCCCTGCTCGGCGTCGGCTCGGCCGAGACGTCGCACACCCCGGGCGCGGGCGGCGAAGCCGTGGGCGTCAGGAAGGAAAACGCCTGA
- a CDS encoding GntR family transcriptional regulator, with protein sequence MPHLFTLDPLDLFVLHLLDLFVLCLFTLCVPWLIAPRPLPRSEQPRQKSHPDTSRTRRRWKAARSAEGGCGPGRRPRDRIPPRRYDPGAHSAVHSEALPNQPEPDTQQLTPLTRLSLAQRADGVTYCSYWSRSGMIGDAEPTGVLTMPTAQPSFRLIVDEIVEKIRTGDLKPGDKLPSTSQLASAYGVSNNTVYRALAILHDRNLIIGQQGRGTYVAERPAQ encoded by the coding sequence GTGCCGCACCTGTTCACGCTGGACCCACTGGACCTGTTCGTGCTGCACCTGCTGGATCTGTTCGTGCTGTGCCTGTTCACGCTGTGCGTGCCGTGGCTGATCGCGCCGCGGCCGCTTCCTCGGTCGGAGCAGCCTCGCCAGAAATCCCATCCGGACACCTCCCGTACCCGTCGTCGGTGGAAGGCGGCCCGGTCCGCAGAAGGGGGATGCGGACCGGGCCGCCGGCCCCGCGACCGCATCCCTCCTCGGCGGTACGACCCCGGAGCCCACTCAGCTGTCCACTCCGAGGCTTTGCCGAACCAACCGGAGCCAGACACCCAGCAACTTACGCCACTTACTCGCCTGAGTCTAGCCCAGCGTGCCGATGGGGTTACTTATTGCAGCTACTGGAGTAGGTCAGGCATGATCGGGGATGCCGAACCAACCGGAGTCCTCACCATGCCCACAGCACAGCCATCGTTCCGCCTGATCGTGGACGAGATCGTCGAGAAGATCCGGACTGGCGACCTCAAGCCCGGCGACAAGCTGCCCTCAACCAGCCAACTCGCTTCGGCTTACGGCGTCAGCAACAACACCGTCTACCGCGCCCTGGCGATCCTGCACGACCGCAACCTGATCATCGGTCAACAAGGGCGAGGCACGTACGTCGCCGAGCGCCCGGCGCAGTAA
- a CDS encoding branched-chain amino acid ABC transporter permease has protein sequence MTNSVVDDTSGTALKTPTPVPAEPRPTAWQRLRPFLPLVALAVALIVPYSTVHLPGIFEGPLNSPGTLQLLAICLIFGGLAAGYDLLFGRTGMLSFGHALYFAAGVYGTDILVTRAGLPLWLAAVLAVTGGTTLAALLGAVALRTVGIAFAMVTLAFAQVGAILVARDFGGLTGGEEGLPLDVSGLPAALVGVTNTVNLYWLALAYLAVVVAVVHRVSASPTGRVLAGLRDDERRIGVLGLDPYRFKLVAFTLAGGLATAGGVVYCLIVGGASPHITSSELTLSLLVMVVLGGPGTRWGPVLGGILYMYLDHRLTAFGASEAVNSLPGWLSGPLSQPLFVLGTVFILAVYFFPGGLATLATRLAPLRATLTRRRS, from the coding sequence ATGACGAACTCCGTGGTCGACGACACCAGCGGCACCGCGCTCAAGACACCGACGCCCGTCCCGGCGGAGCCCCGCCCCACGGCGTGGCAGCGGCTGCGGCCGTTCCTGCCGCTGGTGGCGCTGGCGGTGGCGCTGATCGTGCCGTACTCAACGGTGCACCTGCCGGGGATCTTCGAGGGGCCGCTGAACTCGCCCGGCACCCTGCAACTGCTCGCCATCTGCCTGATCTTCGGTGGGCTGGCCGCCGGCTACGACCTGCTGTTCGGGCGGACCGGCATGCTCTCCTTCGGGCACGCGCTCTACTTCGCCGCCGGGGTGTACGGCACCGACATCCTGGTCACCCGGGCCGGGCTGCCGCTCTGGCTGGCGGCGGTGCTCGCGGTGACCGGCGGGACGACCCTCGCCGCGCTGCTCGGCGCGGTCGCGCTGCGGACCGTGGGGATCGCCTTCGCCATGGTCACCCTCGCCTTCGCCCAGGTCGGGGCGATCCTGGTGGCCCGCGACTTCGGCGGGCTGACCGGGGGCGAGGAGGGGCTGCCGCTGGACGTCTCCGGGCTGCCGGCGGCGCTGGTCGGCGTGACGAACACGGTCAACCTGTACTGGCTGGCGCTGGCGTACCTGGCGGTGGTCGTCGCCGTGGTGCACCGGGTCTCCGCCTCACCGACCGGGCGGGTGCTCGCCGGCCTGCGCGACGACGAGCGCCGGATCGGCGTGCTCGGGCTGGACCCGTACCGGTTCAAGCTGGTCGCGTTCACCCTGGCCGGCGGGCTGGCGACGGCCGGTGGGGTGGTCTACTGCCTGATCGTCGGCGGTGCCTCGCCGCACATCACCTCCAGCGAGCTGACGCTCTCCCTGCTGGTGATGGTGGTGCTCGGCGGACCGGGCACCCGCTGGGGGCCGGTGCTCGGCGGCATCCTCTACATGTACCTGGACCACCGGCTGACCGCCTTCGGCGCGTCCGAGGCGGTGAACTCGCTGCCCGGCTGGCTCAGCGGCCCGCTCTCCCAGCCGTTGTTCGTGCTCGGCACGGTCTTCATCCTGGCGGTCTACTTCTTCCCCGGTGGCCTCGCCACCCTGGCCACCCGCCTGGCCCCCCTCCGCGCCACCCTCACCCGCCGCCGAAGCTGA
- a CDS encoding DivIVA domain-containing protein, with product MRHEQVQRERTWPAQSRRDRAWGGQASHERRRAPNEGWYRSAACRSLTAGQVRERQFRSVGRGGLDPLEVYAFLHRVAGELATARRELTYTTEENVRIKRALRSWQSRFAPRVHR from the coding sequence GTGCGGCACGAACAGGTCCAGCGCGAACGGACGTGGCCCGCGCAGTCGCGGCGCGATCGGGCGTGGGGTGGGCAGGCGTCGCATGAGCGGCGGCGGGCGCCGAACGAGGGGTGGTACCGGTCGGCCGCCTGCCGGTCACTGACCGCCGGGCAGGTCCGCGAACGGCAGTTCCGCAGCGTGGGCCGAGGCGGCCTCGACCCGCTGGAGGTGTACGCCTTCCTGCACCGGGTCGCCGGTGAGTTGGCCACCGCCCGGCGCGAACTGACCTACACGACCGAGGAGAACGTCCGGATCAAGCGGGCGCTACGGAGTTGGCAGTCTCGATTCGCGCCGAGGGTGCACCGGTGA
- a CDS encoding ABC transporter ATP-binding protein, with product MLATRGLTWRIGEVAIVDDVHLELAPGEFLGVIGPNGAGKTSLFNLITGLRRPTAGAVLLDGKDISALPPHRRARLGLGRTFQASSVFGSLSVQENVRLAVQAHRGGSMKLWRRAVTDREVVAAADAALDRVGLTHRGTALAGTLAHGEKRKLEIALLLAGEPRVMLLDEPMAGVSAEDVPELVSVIKSLTGESGRAVLMVEHHMDVILELADRIAVMHHGALLACDTPETVMANATVQEAYLGESL from the coding sequence ATGCTCGCCACCCGCGGTCTGACCTGGCGGATCGGTGAGGTCGCCATCGTCGACGACGTGCACCTCGAACTCGCACCCGGGGAGTTCCTCGGCGTGATCGGGCCGAACGGCGCCGGCAAGACCTCACTGTTCAACCTGATCACCGGCCTGCGCCGTCCCACCGCCGGGGCGGTCCTGCTGGACGGGAAGGACATCAGCGCCCTCCCGCCGCACCGGCGGGCCCGGCTCGGGCTGGGACGCACCTTCCAGGCGTCCTCGGTCTTCGGCTCGCTGAGCGTGCAGGAGAACGTGCGGCTCGCCGTCCAGGCGCACCGCGGGGGTTCGATGAAGCTGTGGCGGCGGGCGGTGACCGACCGGGAGGTGGTCGCCGCCGCCGACGCGGCGCTCGACCGGGTCGGCCTCACCCACCGGGGTACGGCGCTCGCCGGCACACTCGCCCACGGCGAGAAGCGCAAGCTGGAGATCGCCCTGCTGCTCGCCGGGGAACCCCGGGTGATGCTGCTGGACGAGCCGATGGCCGGCGTCAGCGCCGAGGACGTCCCCGAGTTGGTCAGCGTGATCAAGTCGCTGACCGGGGAGAGCGGCCGGGCGGTGCTCATGGTCGAGCACCACATGGACGTGATCCTGGAGCTGGCCGACCGGATCGCCGTGATGCACCACGGCGCGCTGCTGGCCTGCGACACCCCGGAGACGGTGATGGCCAACGCCACCGTCCAGGAGGCCTACCTGGGGGAGTCCCTATGA
- a CDS encoding SigE family RNA polymerase sigma factor gives MPPATTAGPPGFAEFVNARYVPLVRHGTLLTGDHGHGEDLAQEALVKTYRAWHRLHPDGDAEAYTRRVMVRAAWRAGRRLWRREIPTGELPDRLTEDPYEPRDTARLVLAALRALPARQRVVLVLRYWAEMREQEIAELLGCSTGTVKSRASRAIASLRRLDGPLAELFEPARVD, from the coding sequence ATGCCCCCCGCCACCACCGCCGGGCCGCCGGGGTTCGCCGAGTTCGTCAACGCCCGGTACGTCCCGCTGGTGCGGCACGGCACGCTGCTCACCGGCGACCACGGGCACGGCGAGGACCTGGCACAGGAGGCGCTGGTCAAGACGTACCGGGCCTGGCACCGGCTCCACCCGGACGGCGACGCCGAGGCGTACACCCGGCGGGTGATGGTGCGGGCGGCCTGGCGGGCCGGACGGCGGCTGTGGCGGCGGGAGATCCCCACCGGGGAGCTGCCGGATCGGCTGACCGAAGACCCGTACGAGCCGCGGGACACCGCCCGCCTGGTGCTCGCCGCGCTCCGTGCGCTCCCCGCCCGGCAGCGCGTGGTGCTGGTCCTGCGGTACTGGGCGGAGATGCGCGAACAGGAGATCGCCGAGCTGTTGGGCTGCTCGACGGGAACGGTGAAGAGCCGGGCCAGCCGGGCGATCGCCAGCCTGCGACGGCTCGACGGGCCCCTGGCCGAGCTGTTCGAACCCGCCCGGGTGGACTGA
- a CDS encoding BTAD domain-containing putative transcriptional regulator, with protein MLRFEILGPQRAWYADSEIDLGPGKQRAVLAVLLLAANRAVPTGQIVDAVWPEEPPANGTNVVQKYVAGLRRVLEPERSPRSPGQVLTLTDAGYLLRVDPDAVDFVRFERGVRRARRSVAEGRPSTALAELKAALDLWRGEPLSGFAGPSFEAARQRLVELRAAALEDRIGLELNAGRHREIVGELVELVVEFPVRERLRHQLMLALYRSGRQAEALAAYREIGDLLREEHGIEPGGALQELHGRILRSDPTLAPSPSTPPAAPAAAPAPATVPAPAAAPAPTPAPAPTPAAPGEPPSSSVRPAPAEPLPAARPVPASPAVTVASVPAATPPFAPGYPTGMPAPSAPGFGTDRPAVPGYGDRPTLPPIPPLSPSRANPRRSRPPLSRWVSITATVAGTALAALSFGCLTWLVILAYAIWRRSWRLGVAALGYLAFSVVVIYLMEQNPDGPVSDAEALFFIGAVAVCGLLGAVHVVLLSRGVWAALTGTSASRKAADDERRIRREQARYLLYHYPAARHELRIGRPDLARDHDDGGLVDINAVADRVIAGLPGVTAAQAQQISTDRWLRGPFSSMEELAGRCLLPPALTDSLRDVLVFLPPADLSARH; from the coding sequence ATGCTGCGTTTCGAGATCCTCGGGCCTCAGCGGGCCTGGTACGCCGACAGCGAGATCGACCTTGGCCCCGGTAAACAACGGGCGGTTCTGGCCGTACTGCTGCTCGCCGCCAACCGGGCGGTGCCGACCGGGCAGATCGTCGACGCCGTCTGGCCCGAGGAGCCACCCGCGAATGGCACCAACGTGGTGCAGAAGTACGTGGCCGGACTGCGTCGCGTGCTGGAGCCCGAACGGTCCCCGCGTAGCCCGGGTCAGGTGCTCACCCTGACCGACGCCGGGTACCTGCTCCGCGTCGACCCGGACGCCGTCGACTTCGTCCGCTTCGAGCGCGGCGTGCGGCGGGCGCGACGTTCCGTGGCGGAGGGGCGGCCGTCCACTGCCCTCGCGGAGCTGAAGGCGGCGCTGGATCTCTGGCGGGGGGAGCCGTTGAGCGGCTTCGCCGGACCGTCGTTCGAGGCCGCCCGCCAACGGCTGGTGGAGTTGCGCGCCGCCGCCCTGGAGGACCGGATCGGGCTGGAGCTGAATGCGGGTCGGCACCGGGAGATCGTCGGTGAGCTGGTCGAACTGGTCGTCGAGTTCCCGGTCCGCGAACGGCTGCGGCATCAGCTCATGCTCGCCCTCTACCGGAGCGGACGGCAGGCGGAGGCACTGGCCGCATACCGCGAGATCGGCGACCTGCTCCGCGAGGAACACGGCATCGAGCCGGGAGGCGCGCTCCAGGAGCTGCACGGCCGCATTCTGCGCTCCGACCCCACGCTGGCCCCGTCACCCTCGACGCCTCCAGCAGCTCCGGCCGCCGCTCCGGCCCCGGCTACCGTTCCGGCCCCGGCTGCCGCTCCGGCCCCGACTCCCGCCCCAGCCCCGACTCCGGCTGCCCCGGGCGAGCCACCCTCGTCGTCGGTCCGTCCGGCCCCGGCCGAGCCGCTTCCGGCGGCTCGTCCGGTGCCGGCCTCGCCCGCCGTCACCGTCGCGTCGGTTCCGGCCGCCACGCCGCCGTTCGCACCCGGGTACCCCACGGGGATGCCAGCGCCGTCCGCCCCGGGCTTCGGGACGGACAGGCCAGCGGTCCCGGGGTACGGCGACCGGCCCACCCTGCCGCCGATCCCGCCGCTGTCGCCGTCCAGGGCCAACCCCCGCAGGTCGCGCCCGCCCCTGTCCCGCTGGGTGAGCATCACCGCCACGGTCGCCGGCACGGCACTGGCCGCGCTGTCGTTCGGTTGCCTGACCTGGCTGGTGATCCTCGCGTACGCGATCTGGCGTCGGAGCTGGCGGCTCGGCGTGGCCGCCCTCGGCTACCTGGCGTTCAGCGTCGTGGTGATCTACCTGATGGAGCAGAATCCCGACGGCCCGGTGTCGGACGCCGAGGCGTTGTTCTTCATCGGGGCGGTCGCGGTCTGCGGCCTGCTCGGAGCGGTACACGTGGTGCTGCTCAGCCGGGGCGTGTGGGCGGCGCTCACCGGAACGTCGGCCAGCCGGAAGGCCGCCGACGACGAGCGCAGAATCCGGCGCGAACAGGCACGGTACCTGCTCTACCACTACCCGGCGGCGCGGCACGAGCTGCGTATCGGGCGGCCGGACCTGGCCCGGGACCACGACGACGGTGGTCTGGTCGACATCAACGCGGTGGCCGACCGGGTGATCGCCGGCCTGCCCGGCGTGACGGCGGCACAGGCCCAGCAGATCAGCACGGACCGGTGGTTGCGTGGGCCGTTCTCCTCGATGGAGGAGTTGGCCGGGCGCTGCCTGCTCCCACCGGCGCTGACCGACTCGCTCCGGGACGTCCTGGTCTTCCTCCCGCCGGCCGACCTGTCGGCCCGGCATTAG
- a CDS encoding substrate-binding domain-containing protein, translating into MTVRTTRRAVLAAATMMAAAVAATACGSPQDTASGGGDDAAPVKVGLVYSQSGALATYGKQYIEGFKAGLDFATDGTGKVDGRTIEITEVDDAGDPAKAVSAAKDLIGKGHKILAGSTASGVALQVAPIAAQNKVLFISGPAATDAVTGANRYTFRSGRQSYQDVVTAKSFIGDPTGKKVVVFAQDGAFGDANEAAVKAVIGGAGATVSSVRAPASATDFTPFASQITAAKPDLLFVAWAGTTAPAMWQTLDQQGVLTSTTVVTGLDIRASWATFGAAGTKVSFLSHYFDGASDTEAAKALKAKVTGGALDLFHPDGFAAAQMVVRAVAEGGDDVEKMITGLEGWSFDGVKGKMTIRKEDHALLQPMYQAKLSGSGTTFTAAAQKSLTADETAPPVVAMKG; encoded by the coding sequence ATGACGGTCCGGACGACCCGGCGCGCGGTCCTCGCCGCCGCCACCATGATGGCCGCGGCGGTCGCCGCGACCGCCTGTGGCAGCCCGCAGGACACCGCTTCCGGCGGCGGTGACGACGCCGCCCCGGTGAAGGTTGGTCTGGTGTACTCCCAGTCGGGAGCCCTGGCCACCTACGGCAAGCAGTACATCGAGGGATTCAAGGCCGGCCTGGACTTCGCCACCGACGGCACCGGCAAGGTCGACGGCCGGACCATCGAGATCACCGAGGTCGACGACGCCGGTGACCCGGCCAAGGCGGTGTCGGCGGCCAAGGACCTGATCGGCAAGGGGCACAAGATCCTCGCCGGGTCGACCGCCTCCGGGGTGGCGTTGCAGGTCGCCCCGATCGCCGCGCAGAACAAGGTTCTCTTCATCTCCGGGCCCGCCGCCACCGACGCGGTGACCGGCGCGAACCGGTACACCTTCCGGTCCGGCCGGCAGTCGTACCAGGACGTGGTGACCGCGAAGTCGTTCATCGGCGACCCGACCGGCAAGAAGGTCGTGGTCTTCGCCCAGGACGGCGCGTTCGGTGACGCCAACGAGGCCGCCGTCAAGGCCGTGATCGGTGGCGCCGGCGCGACCGTGAGCAGCGTCCGGGCCCCGGCCAGCGCGACCGACTTCACCCCGTTCGCCAGCCAGATCACCGCCGCCAAGCCGGACCTGCTCTTCGTCGCCTGGGCCGGCACCACCGCCCCGGCGATGTGGCAGACCCTCGACCAGCAGGGCGTGCTGACCTCCACCACGGTCGTCACCGGTCTCGACATCCGCGCCTCCTGGGCGACCTTCGGCGCGGCCGGCACCAAGGTCTCATTCCTGTCGCACTACTTCGACGGGGCCAGCGACACCGAGGCGGCCAAGGCGCTCAAGGCCAAGGTCACGGGCGGGGCGCTCGACCTGTTCCACCCGGACGGCTTCGCCGCCGCCCAGATGGTGGTCCGCGCGGTCGCCGAAGGTGGCGACGACGTGGAGAAGATGATCACCGGCCTTGAGGGCTGGAGCTTCGACGGGGTCAAGGGCAAGATGACCATCCGCAAGGAGGACCACGCCCTGCTCCAGCCGATGTACCAGGCCAAGCTGTCCGGCAGCGGCACCACCTTCACCGCGGCCGCGCAGAAGAGCCTCACCGCCGACGAGACCGCGCCGCCCGTCGTGGCGATGAAGGGCTGA
- a CDS encoding branched-chain amino acid ABC transporter permease, whose translation MSTIVLLTLTGLGLSALYFLVASGLSLVFGLADVLNFAHGLFLGVGAYATWWAAGNLPGAGPDGFGFVVAAGFGVLAGVLVAVLVELVLIRPLYSRTIAQVLVTVGLSLAGVALLQAVWGADPRPFPRPEWTRQVTSVFGAKVPNAGLLLIVAAALVLAGLLAFLRFTRYGLVIRAGVENREMVTALGIDVRKAFTLVFAIGGAAAALAGALGGIYFGSVSPGQGGSLLIFGFIVVVIGGMGSVVGSAYAAVAVGLLQQFVNYYGTSGLGDVCVVALLAVVLLLRPQGIAGKVATA comes from the coding sequence ATGAGCACGATCGTGCTGCTGACCCTGACCGGGCTGGGGCTGTCCGCCCTCTACTTCCTGGTCGCCTCCGGGCTCTCCCTCGTCTTCGGCCTGGCCGACGTGCTCAACTTCGCGCACGGGCTCTTCCTCGGCGTCGGGGCGTACGCGACCTGGTGGGCGGCGGGGAACCTGCCCGGCGCCGGCCCCGACGGCTTCGGGTTCGTGGTGGCCGCCGGCTTCGGCGTGCTGGCCGGCGTGCTGGTCGCGGTGCTGGTGGAGCTGGTGCTGATCCGGCCGCTCTACTCCCGCACCATCGCGCAGGTGCTGGTCACCGTCGGCCTGTCGCTGGCCGGGGTGGCGCTGCTCCAGGCGGTGTGGGGCGCCGATCCGCGTCCGTTCCCCCGGCCGGAGTGGACCCGCCAGGTGACCTCGGTGTTCGGGGCGAAGGTGCCCAACGCCGGGCTGCTGCTGATCGTCGCGGCGGCGCTGGTGCTCGCCGGGCTGCTGGCCTTCCTCCGCTTCACCCGGTACGGCCTGGTGATCCGGGCCGGGGTGGAGAACCGGGAGATGGTCACCGCGCTCGGCATCGACGTGCGGAAGGCGTTCACCCTGGTCTTCGCGATCGGCGGGGCCGCCGCCGCGCTGGCCGGGGCGCTCGGCGGCATCTACTTCGGCTCGGTCTCGCCGGGGCAGGGTGGCTCGTTGCTGATCTTCGGCTTCATCGTGGTGGTGATCGGCGGGATGGGCTCGGTGGTCGGCTCCGCGTACGCGGCCGTCGCAGTCGGGCTGCTGCAACAGTTCGTCAACTACTACGGCACCTCCGGCCTCGGTGACGTCTGCGTCGTCGCGCTGCTGGCCGTGGTGCTGCTGCTCCGCCCGCAGGGCATCGCCGGAAAGGTGGCCACCGCATGA